The following proteins are encoded in a genomic region of Fundidesulfovibrio soli:
- a CDS encoding HDIG domain-containing metalloprotein, which yields MAASAQPLAPWQVYGGLEPPSLPSPAQLPPAPTDMQCYDFWDRYCMLPHIRQHSLGVARVATRLALLGRQAGLDVDVQTVRASALLHDIAKTYTIRHGGNHSQLGGAWMQQATGNPLLAMGIVHHVHWPWHVDVRAFFLPLAIIYGDKRVRHDTVVKLDERFEDLYSRYGSTQYVRDRLAESRQQSAMIEEAFGNLLGVDLHEDTFDSGRLVE from the coding sequence ATGGCCGCCTCCGCCCAGCCCCTCGCGCCCTGGCAGGTATACGGAGGGCTGGAGCCGCCCAGCCTGCCCAGCCCCGCCCAATTGCCTCCGGCACCCACGGACATGCAGTGCTACGACTTCTGGGACCGCTACTGCATGCTGCCCCATATCCGCCAGCACAGCCTCGGCGTGGCCCGGGTGGCCACCCGGCTGGCCCTGCTGGGCAGGCAGGCCGGCCTCGACGTTGACGTGCAGACGGTGCGCGCCTCGGCCCTGCTGCACGACATCGCCAAGACCTACACCATCCGCCACGGGGGCAACCACAGCCAGCTGGGCGGAGCATGGATGCAGCAGGCCACGGGCAACCCCCTGCTGGCCATGGGTATCGTGCATCACGTGCACTGGCCCTGGCATGTCGACGTGCGGGCCTTCTTCCTGCCCCTGGCCATCATCTACGGAGACAAGCGTGTCCGCCACGACACGGTGGTCAAGCTTGACGAACGCTTCGAGGACCTCTACTCCCGCTACGGCAGCACGCAATACGTCCGCGACAGGCTGGCCGAATCGCGGCAGCAGTCCGCGATGATAGAAGAGGCGTTCGGAAACCTACTCGGGGTGGACCTCCATGAAGATACTTTTGATAGCGGGCGGCTGGTCGAGTGA